Proteins found in one Caldisericia bacterium genomic segment:
- a CDS encoding TetR/AcrR family transcriptional regulator, protein MNRSSISKKGEETRKKIIDTAIKIFREFGYSESSIKKIAESLGLKNSSVYRYFKNKKDLFNFIIKDFESRLIERIKEKIRERKKTIEKIERFVIEYIDFIKENREIYDIFREAEFVNLSLTKYYYKELVKILSEIFNEKIKECDCEALSYSILGSFYFIIINHLIWENKDLTSEEIYSLLDFIKYGIDKKGDFYPYLIEEKKYKEIKEKEKEKRGDRTKEKILKVSEKLFGKRGYSKTHISQIARASNIGVGTIYLYFKTKKDLLKEVVFYLNKSLRDYINYYIKDYKDRREIENAGFQAFFYLFKNLGYRYRIVRESEFVDREIGSWYYKRISSSYTKRLKEG, encoded by the coding sequence ATGAATAGGAGCTCAATTTCAAAAAAAGGAGAAGAGACAAGGAAAAAAATTATTGATACTGCAATTAAAATTTTTAGAGAATTTGGTTATAGTGAAAGTTCCATAAAAAAAATTGCAGAATCACTTGGATTAAAAAACTCATCAGTTTATAGATATTTCAAAAATAAAAAAGATTTGTTTAATTTTATAATAAAAGATTTTGAAAGTAGATTAATTGAAAGAATAAAAGAGAAGATAAGAGAGAGAAAAAAAACAATTGAGAAGATTGAAAGATTTGTTATTGAATATATTGATTTTATAAAAGAAAATAGAGAAATTTATGATATCTTTAGAGAAGCAGAATTTGTTAACCTTTCTTTAACAAAATATTACTATAAAGAATTAGTTAAAATTCTTTCTGAAATTTTTAATGAGAAAATCAAAGAGTGTGATTGCGAGGCTCTTTCTTATTCAATCCTTGGTTCCTTTTACTTTATTATAATTAATCACCTTATTTGGGAAAATAAAGATTTAACCTCTGAAGAGATATATTCTCTTTTAGATTTTATAAAATATGGAATTGACAAAAAAGGCGACTTTTATCCATACTTAATAGAAGAGAAAAAATATAAAGAGATAAAAGAAAAAGAGAAAGAAAAAAGGGGAGATAGAACAAAAGAAAAGATTTTAAAAGTTTCTGAAAAACTTTTTGGAAAGAGAGGATATTCAAAAACTCACATATCACAGATAGCAAGAGCCTCAAATATTGGAGTTGGCACAATTTACCTATATTTCAAAACCAAAAAGGATCTTTTGAAGGAAGTTGTTTTTTACTTAAATAAATCTTTAAGAGATTACATAAATTATTATATTAAGGATTATAAAGATAGAAGAGAAATTGAAAACGCAGGTTTTCAAGCATTTTTCTATTTATTTAAAAATTTAGGATATAGATATAGAATTGTTAGAGAGTCAGAATTTGTTGATAGAGAGATTGGTTCTTGGTATTACAAGAGAATATCGTCATCATACACAAAAAGATTAAAAGAAGGAAT
- a CDS encoding branched-chain amino acid ABC transporter permease, with protein MKKYLPYIFLIFVLFLPLIFKTRPSLIGYFNIVLILGISAQGLNLLLGIAGQISLGHAAFMAIGGYTSAILVMNYNYPFILAMICGILLSALFGLIIGFPSLRLKGFYLAIATMALGSVVQDIIKRLKITGGDHGLRNIPSIKIFGYEFASNTSRFYLILALFLVIIFISRNFVKSRSGKSLIAMRDSEYGALTVGVNITKAKLLAFVLSSSFAGLSGVLYAHTISYLHPMNFGLALSVELLAIIIIGGIATLWGPILGAFMWIILPLVIGSRFEMLSNVFFGIAVILVVLFLPRGLSEIIYKLRESLKFHNE; from the coding sequence ATGAAAAAATATTTACCTTATATTTTTTTAATTTTTGTTTTATTTTTACCCCTAATTTTTAAGACAAGACCTTCTCTTATAGGTTACTTTAATATTGTTTTAATTTTAGGAATTTCTGCACAAGGACTCAATTTGCTTTTGGGAATAGCTGGTCAAATTTCTTTGGGTCATGCTGCATTTATGGCAATTGGTGGTTATACATCAGCAATTCTTGTTATGAATTATAATTACCCATTTATTCTTGCTATGATTTGTGGAATTTTATTATCAGCACTCTTTGGTTTAATAATTGGTTTTCCATCTCTAAGACTTAAAGGTTTTTATCTCGCAATAGCAACAATGGCACTTGGAAGTGTAGTTCAAGATATAATTAAAAGATTGAAAATTACAGGTGGAGATCATGGTTTAAGAAATATTCCATCAATTAAAATTTTTGGATATGAATTTGCCTCAAACACCTCAAGGTTTTATTTAATTCTTGCCCTATTTTTAGTTATAATATTCATATCAAGGAACTTTGTTAAAAGTAGGAGTGGTAAGTCATTAATTGCGATGAGAGATTCTGAATATGGTGCTTTAACTGTTGGAGTTAATATTACAAAAGCAAAACTCCTTGCTTTTGTTCTATCTTCTTCTTTTGCGGGTCTTTCTGGAGTTTTATATGCCCATACAATTTCTTATCTTCATCCAATGAATTTTGGTCTTGCCCTTTCTGTTGAACTTCTTGCAATAATAATAATTGGTGGAATTGCAACTCTCTGGGGTCCAATTTTAGGTGCATTTATGTGGATTATTCTTCCTCTCGTAATAGGCTCGAGATTTGAGATGTTATCTAATGTATTCTTTGGAATTGCAGTTATTCTTGTTGTTCTTTTCCTACCAAGAGGGCTTTCAGAAATTATTTATAAATTAAGGGAGAGTTTAAAATTTCATAATGAATAG